The genome window AACTTTCAAAAATAAAACCCAGCAAGATATAAACCAATAACATTAAAAATATAACACCTAGGGGTGGTAAATTTACTGTTTGAATAAAATGCAACAATTCACTTGAAAATCCAGCTCTGTCAACAAAATTTGAAAAAATCAAAGCTCCTATAATAACAACAAATAATGATACTGTGGTTTTACTTGTTTCTACTAAAGCAATAAACAAAGAAGTAAAGGTAAGATTCTTTTTAATCAAAGCAATTAAAAAAGCTCCCGCTGCACCAATTCCTGCTGCTTCTGTAGGAGTAAATATACCAGAATATATTCCGCCCATAACAAGCGTAAATAAAAGCAATGTTCCCCATATGTTTTTTATAGCTTCCATTTTTTCTTCTTTACTGGATTCTTTACCAGCAGGTCCCGCTTTAGGGTCACGTTTTACTGTCCAAATTATTGCGCCTAAGTATAATAATACTCCCAATAATCCAGGTAAAAACCCTGCTGCAAATAATTCTCGAATACTTTGTTCTGTAATGATTCCATAAATAACCAAAATCACACTAGGTGGTATGAGGATTCCTAATGTTCCTCCTGCTGCAATAGAAGCAGATGCCAACGATGCACTGTATCCATAATTTAGCATAGGTTTCATTGATACTTTTGACATAGTTGCTACTGTAGCTAAACTTGAACCACAAATTGCTGAGAAAAAACCGCTGGCAACAATTGTTGACATGGCAAGTCCTCCTTTAAATTTTCCCACCATTATATAAGATACTTTATACAATTCTTTAGAAATACCAGCATTGGTCATTAGATTTCCCATTAATACAAATAAGGGAATAATGGATAAACCATAATCTTGGGATGTTTCTACTGCTAGTTTTGTTGACATGGTTAATGAGGCAACATAATTATAATCACCTAAATACGCAAAACCAAAAAAGCCTACTATTCCCATAGCAAATCCTATAGGCATTCTAAATAAAATAAGAAGAAATAAAATGATGGAACCAATTCCTGCTATTAACATTCGTTTATCTCCTTTTTATAGCTAGTGTAAATATGAAGCAAACCAAAACTTAATATACAAAAAATAGTGAAATAACACATACTTGCCATAAACGTTAAAAAATAAGATGTTTTAAGTTCTAAGTGCTCTGTGCTTTGGCCATATTTAGCTGCTCTTGATGCAAGAATTAATAGTTTGTTCCCAAGATGATATAAAGATATTGAAATGATTAGATTAAGAACAACTATGAGTATATTACGGATTAAAGTACTAAAGACTCTGTCTAAAACATCTACTACGATGTTTTCATTTTTCCAACAAAGAATGGGAAGACTTGCAAATACTACAATTCCTAATATAACTTCTGTTAATTCAGTAGAACCTGGTAGTGGACTGTTAAAAAGATATCTGCCTGTAACATCAATACATGTTATTATGGTTAAAATTATTAACCCAAGCCCAGATATGGAGTTTAAAATAAACTCACATATCTTTTCCATATTTTTTAATGCCTTTAACATTATTTTACCATGTTTCTTAATTCGTTTAATGCAGCTCTCGCATCAATACCATTTTTTGATACTTCTTTAATCCATTCTTCATCCATACCACTCATTAAGTCTTTAAACTCTTTTATGATGCTAGGACTTGCATCTAAAATATTGTTTCCATATTTTTTTGCATCGGCTTCACCAATAGCAGCATCTTTTTGCCAATAATGTCCTGCAAGTGTAGAAAGTTTTTCTCCTGAAACACTTAATATTGCTGCTTTATCTTCTTTCTTTAAAGAATTTAAAAAAGCGGGATTTAAATATATTCCAAAACTACCTAAATACATTCCTGCAGGAAATTTTAATGTAAAGGGTGCAACTTCTTTTAATCTTAGGGTTCGTTTTTCTCCAAGTGGCATAAAAACACCATCGGCAATTCCTTGTGATAAGGCTTGGTATACTTTATTTCCAGGAAGTGCAACCCCTTCAATT of Campylobacteraceae bacterium contains these proteins:
- a CDS encoding TRAP transporter large permease — its product is MLIAGIGSIILFLLILFRMPIGFAMGIVGFFGFAYLGDYNYVASLTMSTKLAVETSQDYGLSIIPLFVLMGNLMTNAGISKELYKVSYIMVGKFKGGLAMSTIVASGFFSAICGSSLATVATMSKVSMKPMLNYGYSASLASASIAAGGTLGILIPPSVILVIYGIITEQSIRELFAAGFLPGLLGVLLYLGAIIWTVKRDPKAGPAGKESSKEEKMEAIKNIWGTLLLFTLVMGGIYSGIFTPTEAAGIGAAGAFLIALIKKNLTFTSLFIALVETSKTTVSLFVVIIGALIFSNFVDRAGFSSELLHFIQTVNLPPLGVIFLMLLVYILLGFIFESLSMILLTVPIFFPIVEALGFDLVWFGILVVVVTEISLITPPLGMNVFVLSNANKDVSTATIFRGVTPFWIADIIRLLLLTLIPAIALVLPEFLYK
- a CDS encoding TRAP transporter small permease, translated to MEKICEFILNSISGLGLIILTIITCIDVTGRYLFNSPLPGSTELTEVILGIVVFASLPILCWKNENIVVDVLDRVFSTLIRNILIVVLNLIISISLYHLGNKLLILASRAAKYGQSTEHLELKTSYFLTFMASMCYFTIFCILSFGLLHIYTSYKKEINEC